The stretch of DNA AAAGAAAAGGCACGACATCAGTCCACCACAAAGTCTGCATCGAGAACATCCAACTTCTCCAAGGCTCCAACGATACCACCTGATGCTACATCAACGAGGCGACCACCACAGGTTTCGGCTGTTCCAAATGATAAGGATGCAAGCTACGACTACCAGTACTACGATACATACAGCGGAAATCCACGAGACTACTCTGAATATGAGATTATTGAGGACTTTGGCAAGACAAAGACCAAGAGCAAGAAACACTGAACAGCCTTCAACTGTTTTCTTCCCCCCATCAATCCTATCCctaaaaattttccccattaTCCTTAAAGCCAGTCAAATTCCTCCCTCCTCGCAGATGCGACAAAATTCTGGACTTTGGTGCTTGGGcaaaagtaagaaaatcatgGAGGATAAAAATTAGTGAAACCGCCACAGCGAGGAGATTTCTGGAGGATGTTTGTTGAACAATTCCAGCAGAGAGCGATctagtaaaaagaaaaaaaatcttcagccAGTATTTTTGTACGCTATAGCTTGTAAGTGATAAAATTGCCGCATTTGAAGCCGAAAGGTCCTGGAAGACGCGTGTAAATAGGatgttatttgttttattttcgcattaaacatttttcgcGTGACATCGTCGGATAACTTGAGTACGGAGAATACtcccagtttttttttgtctgtaACATcggaatttaataaagaaaataaaaagaaatctagaaaaatgtttttttttacttatttattaattagcaaaaaggaaaaaataaaagaatttctctttcttatttatttaatattaaaagaaaagatttaattgaaaaatatttcgatgatttgtaacaaaaatcattttaaggGGAGACTGGGGCTTATAAAATTAGACATTTAATTCTCTAATCAAAACCAGGAAAGAAATCAATCTAATACCACTAATAGAGTTTGTTTAGATCattcttcaaagaaataagaccaagatttatttaattgaagattTGTGGTTCCTATTTACCCCACTTGACggtatttatcaatttaaattcagttTTGAAGAGAATTCTCCTCCAAAATGTAGGCAAAAGAGACAAATTCTTAACCCATAATGATCCtaactaaattttcttttaatttttatgatataaaaaatctaaattttgaaaaaaaataaactaaataaaattttatcctgTTTTTTGCACCTCtacaaactttaaaagaaaatattaaaacaccTTTAACTTTAATTGCTCAACAATGgaatatgttttatttcaaacaatttaatagTGCCGCTACAACACCGAGTGTTGCGACTAAGACCGCTTCAGCAAAGCTCTTTTGAGGGGAAAACTTAGGCATCCTCATCAGCAGTGAGGATGGCTCTGAAGCTGAAGGGTTGGAACAGGAAGCCCAGACCTTCGTAGAACTTGCTCATGAACTCCACCCAGTGGAGACGGAGGGTGTGCAAGAAGGCTGAAAGACCCTCCATCATGACCAAGATGGCCAGTGTGGCGAGGGCCCAGAAGCCGAAGATGAAGAAGAGCATTACAGCTCCTACGTAGCTATCATGCTTCAGACCCATTGTCATCACCATGTTCCACAGCACCTCAGACAATTCTGtgaaagaagaaggaaaagtaTTAGATTTTGatggatagaaaatgattttttctagGAACTTACGTGCGTGAGCGAGTGACAAGGCCCACAATCGAAGGTACGAAGCTGTGTGAGAGATCGTACTGAGAACGTATTCGATGGTATGGATGGCTTGATGGATGAAGATCTCCGACATGGGTTCATCATCATGCCCATGGGCACCCCCTGATGGAGCTTCTGTGGATGTTTTGGGCTCCTCTGGCTCTGGAGACATTTCCATACCCTGATTGATGTCCCCGTTGTGCCCCGCGTGACCCTTATTCTTGCGCTGTGTCATGATGTACAGCGGTTTCCCGAGCAACATGACTGGAATGCATATTACACCGATAACTACAAAGATCATCTGCAGCATTGATTGTCCGTCAAACATCAATTCTTCGCAGTGATCAAGGGGACTGCCTTCTTTGAAGAGCATCATATTGATGAACATAATGAGGACTGATGGGGCACAGCCAGCTCTCTGAATGAATGGTGCTCCTTTGTAGCCGTAGTTGATCCACTTGAAGAACATCATGAAGACCATGTAGAGGAAGAGAAGAATGAGGAAAACAACCTGTGGCAGGAACTCCAGGAGGATGCTTGCACGGCGACGGAAATGATTGAAATTCACAACACTCATGCACACGCCGAAGATCATGTGAACGACTCCAAAGATAATGGAGAGTTTCATTTTGTAGGAATTGAGGAAGATAATTTTGTTTGTTGCCAACATCCACGTTGGATCCAAACCAAGTGGATAGATATCTTCGTCGTAGTCCTCATTGGCGGGATCCAGGGTAAGATCGGTGTTCCGCATAATTGTTGAGGTGTTGTAGTTGATCCTCCAGCGTGAACCGAAGATATTCATTGCCTTGGAGAAGATGTCATTGTACACGAAGCCCGTGTACATGGAGAACAGGCCCATGAGAAGGATAATGTAGCGTCCACCGAAGAAGATATTCCAGATTTCTCCTGCCTTCTTATTGGCCAACTTCTCTTCCCAGATCACCATCCAAGCGCCAAAGAGTGCCATAATGACTCCATGTCCCAAATCACCGAACATAATAGCGAAGAGGAAGGGGAATGTGATGATGGTGTACAGAGCTGGATTACATTCCCTGTACGAAGCCACACCGTAGGCATCAATCAAATTCTGGAAGCCACGCGTAAACTTGTTGGTACGATTGAATGTTGGTGGCTGCTCATTAGTCTCGATAACATTCAAGAATGATGGGATTGTACTGCCCACAGCAGCTGATCCATCGGAAAGAGCCTTCTGCACAACCTGAAGATCCAAAACGGGAACCCAGCACTCCCCAATGAGGCACTTCTTCGTCACATCCATGTTGAAGAGGTTCAAAGTGTGATAGATGGCCTTCATCTTGCACACCATCACACTCCATGTTGGCAATTCCTTGGCAACACTCACAAGGACACGCTGACGATGATCCTGAGTCTGATTGAGGACCAAATTGAGATCCTCAAGTCGCGTACGGACCCCCTTTAGCATATCCTCTCGTTCCTCATGGGCACTTGGGCATGGGTAGAGCGAAGCATGGTAGCCAGAGCAAACCTTCTTGATGCGACTCTTGAGCTGCTCACCCTGGAAAAAGGCCACAAAGACCGTCTTGTACAGTGGATTGCCCGTTGATGGATCCTCAAGGGCATGATCAAGTTCAGCCTGACGCAAGAAGACATTACCACGAGAGATACGCCACAGCATACGCTCAAAGCCAGGAATGCGCTCACGCTGAATGACACCAGCAATGAATCCGAGCCTTCCAGCACCAGCTTGCTGGGCAGCAGCACCACTCTCATCCCCAATCAAATTGCTCTTCATGCTGTCCATATTGAGGGAATCCTGATCCGCAAAGAATCCCTGCGTCTTCTCCAGAACTTGACGCAATTCAGTTAGCTCGAGGAAATTGGACTTCAAGTTTACAGCATTCTGGGAGAGttccaaaatttcattctCCGTCTTCTCAAGGTGAGCTTCCAAATCGATGATCTCACGCGGATTTGGAGCTCTTGGAGCATCTTGGATCGGTAGATCCGGGATCGAAACATTGTCCTTCTTCACTTCGGCCTCAATGTAGCGCAGCTTGCGCTCCATCTCATCGCAACGACGAACCTCATTGACGAATTTACGCTGGAAGATGTTAACTTCCGCATTCAACTGTTgggaagattttaaaaaataaagaaatttaaattttagttaattatgatttttattttatttaacaacaaAAGAGCCtcatttaagtttaaaaaattacaaaaaaaatcctagaTTTTCCTTAAGAATAAATCCGATttgaatcaataaattgatgtaatggtgtaaaaaaagattgtctttattaatgaaaagatttcaaaaggaaacatagaaatgaatatttaaaaaaaaaattaaaaaaatacaaaaaaaaacaatgaaaattatttttaaaaatctggagaatttttgattattttcgaTATGTTCTGAGTGTGGAttgaggaagaattttctctgtgtatcttttaaataatttactttatCTCTaacaaattttgtaaaagagcaaaatttgcataaaatcatcataatttttttttgaaaaatatttttttttttctgaataatttaataattttttttacaaaatattaaagtaaaccaaattagaataaattttaatctctcaaaaaatatttgcaaattcttcaGGAGCTTAGCCCAAATTTCTTAtcattcagaatattttttattgcgaattttatgagaaaagttTCAACCATGTTTACTTACATCGCGAAATTGGACCGCTCCAGTCTCACCCAGCTCGGAAACGGAGGTGTAGGCCGCTTCGGGCTGAATGAACATCTGGCACAAGGCCATCTCTTCGCTCCGGAACATAGCCCCCATGCTGGAACTGGCTTGAGGTTGCTCTCCTTGTTGGACTGTGTGTGGAGAAAACAAGAATTCATTCGTTATGCCACTTCActgtgattaaattaaaaacaaaattcttgATCATCTCTCAAAATGATTTGATTCACCC from Lutzomyia longipalpis isolate SR_M1_2022 chromosome 1, ASM2433408v1 encodes:
- the LOC129787087 gene encoding V-type proton ATPase 116 kDa subunit a1-like isoform X1, translated to MPKHEGKKKEYSRVQQGEQPQASSSMGAMFRSEEMALCQMFIQPEAAYTSVSELGETGAVQFRDLNAEVNIFQRKFVNEVRRCDEMERKLRYIEAEVKKDNVSIPDLPIQDAPRAPNPREIIDLEAHLEKTENEILELSQNAVNLKSNFLELTELRQVLEKTQGFFADQDSLNMDSMKSNLIGDESGAAAQQAGAGRLGFIAGVIQRERIPGFERMLWRISRGNVFLRQAELDHALEDPSTGNPLYKTVFVAFFQGEQLKSRIKKVCSGYHASLYPCPSAHEEREDMLKGVRTRLEDLNLVLNQTQDHRQRVLVSVAKELPTWSVMVCKMKAIYHTLNLFNMDVTKKCLIGECWVPVLDLQVVQKALSDGSAAVGSTIPSFLNVIETNEQPPTFNRTNKFTRGFQNLIDAYGVASYRECNPALYTIITFPFLFAIMFGDLGHGVIMALFGAWMVIWEEKLANKKAGEIWNIFFGGRYIILLMGLFSMYTGFVYNDIFSKAMNIFGSRWRINYNTSTIMRNTDLTLDPANEDYDEDIYPLGLDPTWMLATNKIIFLNSYKMKLSIIFGVVHMIFGVCMSVVNFNHFRRRASILLEFLPQVVFLILLFLYMVFMMFFKWINYGYKGAPFIQRAGCAPSVLIMFINMMLFKEGSPLDHCEELMFDGQSMLQMIFVVIGVICIPVMLLGKPLYIMTQRKNKGHAGHNGDINQGMEMSPEPEEPKTSTEAPSGGAHGHDDEPMSEIFIHQAIHTIEYVLSTISHTASYLRLWALSLAHAQLSEVLWNMVMTMGLKHDSYVGAVMLFFIFGFWALATLAILVMMEGLSAFLHTLRLHWVEFMSKFYEGLGFLFQPFSFRAILTADEDA
- the LOC129787087 gene encoding V-type proton ATPase 116 kDa subunit a 1-like isoform X2 is translated as MGAMFRSEEMALCQMFIQPEAAYTSVSELGETGAVQFRDLNAEVNIFQRKFVNEVRRCDEMERKLRYIEAEVKKDNVSIPDLPIQDAPRAPNPREIIDLEAHLEKTENEILELSQNAVNLKSNFLELTELRQVLEKTQGFFADQDSLNMDSMKSNLIGDESGAAAQQAGAGRLGFIAGVIQRERIPGFERMLWRISRGNVFLRQAELDHALEDPSTGNPLYKTVFVAFFQGEQLKSRIKKVCSGYHASLYPCPSAHEEREDMLKGVRTRLEDLNLVLNQTQDHRQRVLVSVAKELPTWSVMVCKMKAIYHTLNLFNMDVTKKCLIGECWVPVLDLQVVQKALSDGSAAVGSTIPSFLNVIETNEQPPTFNRTNKFTRGFQNLIDAYGVASYRECNPALYTIITFPFLFAIMFGDLGHGVIMALFGAWMVIWEEKLANKKAGEIWNIFFGGRYIILLMGLFSMYTGFVYNDIFSKAMNIFGSRWRINYNTSTIMRNTDLTLDPANEDYDEDIYPLGLDPTWMLATNKIIFLNSYKMKLSIIFGVVHMIFGVCMSVVNFNHFRRRASILLEFLPQVVFLILLFLYMVFMMFFKWINYGYKGAPFIQRAGCAPSVLIMFINMMLFKEGSPLDHCEELMFDGQSMLQMIFVVIGVICIPVMLLGKPLYIMTQRKNKGHAGHNGDINQGMEMSPEPEEPKTSTEAPSGGAHGHDDEPMSEIFIHQAIHTIEYVLSTISHTASYLRLWALSLAHAQLSEVLWNMVMTMGLKHDSYVGAVMLFFIFGFWALATLAILVMMEGLSAFLHTLRLHWVEFMSKFYEGLGFLFQPFSFRAILTADEDA